One segment of Platichthys flesus chromosome 15, fPlaFle2.1, whole genome shotgun sequence DNA contains the following:
- the gng3 gene encoding guanine nucleotide-binding protein G(I)/G(S)/G(O) subunit gamma-3 — MKGDTPVNSSMSVGQARKLVEQLKIEASFCRIKVSKAAADLMAYCDAHACEDPLITPVPTSENPYREKKFFCALL, encoded by the exons ATGAAAGGAGACACCCCAGTGAATAGCAGCATGAGCGTCGGCCAAGCCAGGAAACTGGTGGAGCAACTGAAGATTGAGGCTAGTTTCTGCAGGATAAAG gtgtCAAAGGCCGCAGCCGATCTGATGGCGTACTGCGACGCACACGCCTGCGAGGACCCACTGATCACCCCTGTGCCCACCTCAGAGAACCCCTACAGGGAGAAGAAGTTCTTCTGTGCTCTGCTTTGA